From the Bos indicus x Bos taurus breed Angus x Brahman F1 hybrid chromosome 27, Bos_hybrid_MaternalHap_v2.0, whole genome shotgun sequence genome, one window contains:
- the GOLGA7 gene encoding golgin subfamily A member 7 produces the protein MRPQQAPVSGKVFIQRDYSSGTRCQFQTKFPAELENRIDRQQFEETVRTLNNLYAEAEKLGGQSYLEGCLACLTAYTIFLCMETHYEKVLKKVSKYIQEQNEKIYAPQGLLLTDPIERGLRVIEITIYEDRGMSSGR, from the exons ATGAGGCCGCAGCAGGCGCCGGTGTCCGGGAAGGTCTTCATTCAGCGAGACTACAGCAGTGGCACCCGCTGCCAGTTCCAGACCAAGTTCCCCGCGGAGCTGGAGAACCGG ATTGATCGGCAGCAGTTTGAAGAAACAGTTCGGACCCTAAATAACCTTTACGCCGAGGCCGAGAAGCTTGGGGGCCAGTCGTATCTGGAAGGCTGCCTGGCTTGTCTAACGGCGTACACCATCTTCCTGTGCATGGAAACTCATTATGAGAAG GTCCTGAAGAAAGTCTCCAAATACATTCAAGAGCAGAATGAGAAGATCTATGCCCCACAAGGCCTCCTCCTGACAGATCCCATCGAGAGAGGGCTGCGAGTT ATTGAAATTACCATTTATGAAGACAGAGGCATGAGCAGTGGAAGATAA